The Chloroflexota bacterium sequence GCTGACCAACGGCGTCGGTACGCCATCATGCTGGCACAGCTTGGACGAGGTGAGGAGGCGCTCGCCTCCGCGCGCGCCCACCTCACGACGGCGACGGCGGCTCACGACCTGGCGCTGGCGTTGTGGGACCGTGGCGACACGGCCCGCGCCGTCGAGAGCGCGGAGCTTGGCCTGACTCTCGACGGTCCCAAGGCGGCGCTGGCGTCCTGGCTGCGAGATCGGGCGGTCGAACTGGGCCAGACTGAGCGGGCGCTCGCAGCAGCAGAGATCGCGTTCAGGGACGCGCTGAGCCTCGACACCTATCTGAAAGTGCAAGAGCTGGCCGGGCCGGCCTGGGATGATCTGCGGCCCCGGCTGCTGGACCGGCTGCGGACGCGACGCTCGTACTACCCCCAGGGGCCAGTCGAGATCTTCCTGCACGAAGGATTGATCGACGACGCCATCGCCGCGGTCGACGGCGGCGCCACACACCGTCTGGTCGAGCTGGTCGCCGACGCGGCCAGCGCAACGCACCCTGACTGGGTCATCAAAGCTTCGCGCAAGCAAGCCGAGAGTATCATGGACGAGGGCAAGTCCCAGTACTACGGCAGCGCCGCGCGGTGGCTGGCCAGGGCGCGTGACGCCTACCTGGAGAGCGGTCGCGAGGCGGAATGGCGCGCGTACCTCGCGAGCCTCCTCGAACGGCACCGCCGCAAGTACAGCCTCGTGCCGCTGCTCAAGGCGCTCTGACGGCCATCCGCATGGATCGCCGTCAGGATGGATGGGACGCCGCTCGCGACAATGTCACCGGCGAGCACACCATCCTCGTGCGGAGCCGGCTCGGGCTGCCCGCCTGCTACGATCATGCGGTACCAGCGTGGGAGGCAGATGATGAGCGACCGGCGGGCGCAGATCGCCGTGATCGGCGCGGGCCTGATGGGCACCTCGATAGGCCTGGATTGGGCGCGGGCCGGCTTCTCGGTCACGATCTACGACAACGATCCTGACCGGGTGGAGTCCATCACGCGGCGCGCCCGGGAGATCGGGCAGGCGCTGGTGGAAGGCGAGGTCATCTCGGCGAACGAGCTGAACCTGGCAGTCGGGCGGATGACGGCGACGGCCGACCTTGGCGAGGCCGTGGCCCAGGCCGACTACGTGGCCGAGGCGATCGTCGAAGACCTCGCCGTCAAGCAGGCCCTCTACGCGGAGCTTGACGCCATCACCAGACCGGACGCGATCCTCGCCAGCAACACGTCGAGCCTGATGCCCTCCGCGCTGGCCGCCCCCACGAAGCGCCCCGAGCGGGTGCTCGTCGTCCACTACTTCAACCCCGGCCACCTGATCCCCGTGGTCGAGGTCGTGATGGGGCCGCAGACCGCCCCCGAGACGGTCGAGACGGCCACCCGGCTGCTGCGCGAGGCCGGCAAGACGCCGGCCGTCCTGAACAAGGAAGTGCCCGGCTTCATCGCCAACCGGCTGCAGTCGGCGCTGCTCCGCGAGGCGCTGGCGCTGGTGGAAGACGGCGTCTGCTCGATGGAAGACCTGGACGCGGTGGTCAGCCTCGGGTTCGGGCGGCGGCTGGCGGCGTTCGGGCCGTTCACCATCTCCGATATGGCCGGGCTGGATGTCTGGTACGCCATTACCAACTACCTGTATCCGCTGATCAGCGCCCAGCAGGAGGCGCACACGGCCCTGGTGGATCGGGTGCAGCGCGGAGATCTGGGCTTCAAGACGGGGAAGGGATTCTACGAGTGGTCCCCCGCTCAGGCGGCAGCCGCCCTCGCGAAGCGCGACGCCGAGCTGCTGCGCCACCTCCGCCCCCCAAAGGAGAACATCCCGGCCGAGGGCGACTGATCGAGCGACCGCACGACCCACCGGGTATGCCTCCCCAGAAGGTACGACGAAGCAGGCTGATGGCACGCACCAACCTCCTGAACACGCGCACGGTCAACTTCCTGGAACTGGTCGGCAACGGGCGGACATTTCACGTGCCCGCTTATCAGCGCGACTACTCCTGGCAGGAGGAGCAGTGGGAGGATCTCTGGAACGACGTGCAGACACTGCGCCAGGACCGCGACGAAAGCCACTATATGGGCGCACTCGTCGTGGAGGCTCGGTCTGATCGCGAGTTCGAGATCATCGACGGTCAGCAGCGGCTGGCAACCCTCAGTCTCCTGGCGCTGGCGGCTATCGACCGTCTCGGTGGTCTCGGCGCGAGTGGTGACGAGGTTGACCGCAACGCCGAGCGGGCCCGGGCGCTGCGCTCGCGGTTCATTGGCGAGAAGGATCCGGCCTCGCTGATCGAGAGCAGTAAGCTTTCGCTGAACCAGACGGACAACGCCTTCTACCAGGATTACCTCGTCCAGATCAGGGCGCCCCTGAACCCACGCGGGCTGGAACGCTCCAACCGGCTCCTCTGGGACTGCTTCCGCTACTTCAAGCGCTGCATCGAAGCCGATCCGTCGCTTGATGACGGTGAGCAGCTGGCCGGGCTTCTCTCGGAGGCGGTCGGGCGGCAGCTCATGTTCATCCTGATCACCGTCGAGGATGAGCTGAACGCCTACACTGTGTTCGAGACGCTGAACGCGCGTGGGTTGGAGTTGTCAGCAACCGACCTCTTGAAGAATTACCTCTTTTCGCGGGTGAAGGTCACTGCCGATCTTGAAGCGCTGCATCGTCGGTGGCTAGCGCTGATCGCAACGGTTCAGCAGGAGAGGTTCTCGGAATTCTTGCACTTCCACATGCAGACGCTGCATCCACA is a genomic window containing:
- a CDS encoding 3-hydroxyacyl-CoA dehydrogenase family protein — protein: MMSDRRAQIAVIGAGLMGTSIGLDWARAGFSVTIYDNDPDRVESITRRAREIGQALVEGEVISANELNLAVGRMTATADLGEAVAQADYVAEAIVEDLAVKQALYAELDAITRPDAILASNTSSLMPSALAAPTKRPERVLVVHYFNPGHLIPVVEVVMGPQTAPETVETATRLLREAGKTPAVLNKEVPGFIANRLQSALLREALALVEDGVCSMEDLDAVVSLGFGRRLAAFGPFTISDMAGLDVWYAITNYLYPLISAQQEAHTALVDRVQRGDLGFKTGKGFYEWSPAQAAAALAKRDAELLRHLRPPKENIPAEGD